In Arthrobacter ramosus, one DNA window encodes the following:
- a CDS encoding DUF1844 domain-containing protein, with protein sequence MSTSDSNSLDHEPTGTDAGVGQQIRDISEVPAVEVITTGAVHLMSAAAVKVGLADDPQAGELKDLDEARKLITALAGLVTAAAPEIGSQHAGPLRDGLRSLQLAFREASLIPDEPGKGPGEKFTGPVN encoded by the coding sequence ATGAGCACTTCTGACAGCAATTCCCTCGACCACGAGCCCACCGGCACCGACGCCGGAGTAGGCCAGCAGATCCGCGACATTTCGGAAGTTCCGGCTGTTGAGGTCATCACCACCGGCGCCGTTCACCTCATGAGCGCAGCGGCCGTCAAGGTGGGCTTGGCCGACGACCCCCAAGCCGGGGAGCTCAAGGACCTGGACGAAGCGCGCAAACTGATCACCGCTTTGGCCGGTCTGGTCACCGCCGCAGCACCGGAAATCGGTTCGCAGCACGCTGGCCCGTTGCGCGATGGCCTCCGCTCCCTGCAACTCGCGTTCCGCGAAGCTTCCCTGATCCCCGACGAACCGGGCAAGGGCCCGGGCGAAAAATTCACCGGCCCGGTCAACTGA